From Vitis vinifera cultivar Pinot Noir 40024 chromosome 3, ASM3070453v1, the proteins below share one genomic window:
- the LOC100252169 gene encoding auxin-induced protein 6B — protein MQPVGSSDKIRHIVRIRKMLRRWRRKAASSGGRIRVPSDVPAGHVAICVGSGCRRFIVRASYLNHPVFKALFLEAEEEYGFANHGPLAIPCDESVFEEVLRVVSRSESSHPPRLTIGDDFQRRCHVESRPLLHGFAEKSIC, from the coding sequence ATGCAGCCGGTCGGGAGCAGCGACAAGATCCGGCACATTGTGAGGATCCGGAAAATGCTCCGTCGCTGGCGAAGGAAGGCTGCATCGTCAGGTGGTCGCATTAGGGTCCCGTCAGACGTCCCAGCCGGCCACGTGGCGATCTGCGTGGGGAGCGGGTGCAGGAGGTTCATTGTGCGCGCGTCGTACCTGAACCACCCCGTCTTCAAGGCGCTGTTCCTTGAAGCCGAGGAGGAGTACGGCTTCGCTAACCACGGCCCGCTCGCGATTCCCTGCGACGAGTCGGTGTTCGAGGAGGTCCTCCGAGTGGTGTCCAGGTCCGAGTCGAGCCACCCGCCGCGACTCACCATCGGTGACGACTTCCAGAGACGCTGCCACGTGGAGTCTCGGCCGTTGCTCCACGGTTTTGCCGAGAAATCTATATGTTAA
- the LOC100262469 gene encoding auxin-induced protein 6B has protein sequence MKPTIGNGDKIRHIVRIQKMLRRWRRMAACSSSCASDVVIRVPSDVPAGHVAICVGSRYRRFIVRASYLNHPVFKTLLLQAEEEYGFANHGPLAIPCDESVFEEVLRVVSRRESSLSPRVTMVDDFQRSCHVESRPLLHRFAENSIC, from the coding sequence ATGAAGCCGACCATTGGGAACGGCGACAAGATCCGGCACATTGTGAGGATCCAGAAAATGCTTCGTCGATGGCGGAGGATGGCTGCGTGTTCGTCGTCGTGTGCGTCAGATGTAGTCATTAGGGTTCCGTCCGACGTCCCAGCCGGCCACGTCGCGATCTGCGTGGGGAGCAGGTACAGGAGGTTCATCGTGCGCGCGTCGTACCTGAACCACCCCGTCTTCAAGACGCTCCTCCTCCAAGCCGAGGAAGAGTACGGCTTCGCCAACCACGGTCCCCTGGCGATTCCCTGCGACGAGTCGGTGTTCGAGGAGGTCCTCCGAGTAGTGTCCAGGCGCGAATCGAGCCTCTCGCCGCGAGTCACCATGGTTGACGACTTCCAGAGATCCTGCCACGTGGAGTCTCGGCCGTTGCTCCACCGTTTCGCGGAGAATTCCATATGTTAA